Proteins encoded within one genomic window of Brenneria nigrifluens DSM 30175 = ATCC 13028:
- a CDS encoding ABC transporter permease subunit (The N-terminal region of this protein, as described by TIGR01726, is a three transmembrane segment that identifies a subfamily of ABC transporter permease subunits, which specificities that include histidine, arginine, glutamine, glutamate, L-cystine (sic), the opines (in Agrobacterium) octopine and nopaline, etc.), with protein sequence MNNAVINVDEIFIIIPKLLHNMDVTLYISIVSLLISLLGGLFFVALQEQKNRTIQKIVTGYLDVMRGSPLILLILLFFYGGKLILSELGISPQAISDNVFAILSISASMSAYFAEMMRSAYHAVDQGQKEAISSLNIPPFLGLIRIIFPQGLIIAIPNLGNLLINIVKMTSLINIIGIIDIFGRAQKISQNSYGVKQAEAFISVVLIYWAINVLIFAVMKALEKRYRHILN encoded by the coding sequence ATGAACAACGCGGTCATTAATGTGGATGAAATTTTTATCATCATCCCGAAATTATTGCATAACATGGATGTCACGCTGTATATATCCATCGTTTCTCTGCTAATCAGCCTGTTGGGCGGTTTATTTTTTGTTGCGCTGCAAGAACAAAAAAACCGCACTATTCAAAAAATCGTCACCGGTTATCTTGACGTGATGCGCGGCTCGCCGCTGATTTTGCTTATCCTGTTATTCTTTTACGGCGGCAAACTTATCCTGAGCGAATTAGGCATCAGCCCGCAGGCAATCAGCGACAACGTTTTCGCCATACTCTCCATTTCGGCCAGTATGAGCGCCTATTTTGCCGAAATGATGCGCTCCGCTTATCATGCCGTGGACCAAGGGCAAAAAGAGGCCATCAGTAGCCTTAATATCCCCCCGTTCCTGGGATTGATAAGAATCATATTTCCGCAGGGGCTGATTATTGCCATACCCAACCTGGGAAATTTATTAATTAATATCGTCAAGATGACGTCGCTGATCAATATCATCGGCATTATCGATATTTTTGGCCGCGCGCAGAAGATTTCGCAAAATAGTTACGGCGTCAAACAGGCGGAAGCGTTTATCAGCGTTGTTCTGATTTACTGGGCTATTAATGTTCTGATCTTTGCGGTCATGAAAGCATTAGAAAAAAGATACCGGCACATACTCAATTAG
- a CDS encoding type IV pilus twitching motility protein PilT codes for MNVDEWVALSVKHNASDLHLCSGHPPMLRIDGQLRSENTLPRLCTEQLEQWCAAWLEQPLLRQLQRSGQVDCALMPADGPRLRVNLFRQRQGLSAALRIIPSTHPSLTTLRAPPSLSELIEQPDGLILLTGATGSGKSTTLAAMIAALNQRRRRHVITLEDPIEFIHTSGQCLIQQREIGRDSTSFALALRAALRQDPDVILLGELRDSETIRLALTAAETGHLVLATLHTRSASQAVDRLVDVFPGAEKAFVRSQLAACLRAVVAQKLLPMPQGGRVALFEVLTATSAVGNLIREGKSHQLPSLIQTGAQAGMQTFEQSRQQRCREGLLA; via the coding sequence ATGAATGTGGATGAATGGGTGGCGCTTAGTGTAAAACATAATGCCTCGGATCTGCACCTGTGTAGCGGACATCCGCCGATGTTGCGTATTGACGGTCAACTGCGATCGGAAAATACCTTACCACGTTTGTGTACGGAACAACTGGAACAATGGTGCGCCGCCTGGCTTGAGCAGCCCCTGTTACGACAGTTGCAACGGTCGGGGCAGGTGGACTGCGCGCTGATGCCGGCGGACGGGCCACGCCTGCGGGTCAATCTGTTTCGTCAGCGTCAGGGACTCTCCGCGGCGCTGCGCATCATTCCATCGACCCACCCGTCGTTAACCACGCTGCGCGCGCCGCCGTCGCTGTCGGAACTTATTGAGCAGCCCGACGGCCTGATTTTACTCACCGGCGCGACCGGCAGCGGCAAATCCACCACGTTGGCGGCGATGATCGCGGCGTTGAACCAGCGCCGCCGCCGGCATGTGATCACGCTGGAAGATCCCATCGAGTTTATCCATACCAGCGGGCAGTGTCTGATCCAGCAGCGTGAAATCGGCCGGGACAGCACCTCCTTTGCCCTGGCGCTGCGGGCCGCGCTGCGTCAGGATCCCGATGTGATTTTACTGGGGGAACTGCGCGATAGCGAAACCATCCGCCTGGCGTTGACCGCCGCCGAAACCGGCCATCTGGTGCTGGCTACCCTGCACACCCGCAGTGCGTCGCAGGCGGTGGACCGGCTGGTGGACGTATTTCCCGGCGCAGAGAAAGCGTTTGTCCGCAGCCAGCTCGCCGCCTGTCTACGGGCGGTCGTGGCGCAAAAACTGCTGCCGATGCCGCAAGGTGGTCGGGTGGCGCTATTTGAAGTGCTGACGGCGACGTCCGCGGTCGGCAATCTGATCAGGGAAGGAAAAAGCCACCAGTTGCCCAGCCTGATCCAGACCGGCGCGCAGGCGGGGATGCAGACCTTTGAGCAAAGCCGGCAGCAGCGCTGCCGGGAAGGGCTGCTGGCGTGA
- the codA gene encoding cytosine deaminase → MKIINAALRRQSGLFSITLDNALIAAIDAQPGLLPAATDGETIDAGGQLVIPPLVEPHIHLDATLTAGEPQWNMSGTLFEGIERWSQRKATITHDDTKRRAHTAIGMLRDHGIQHVRTHIDVTDPSLAALQAMLEVKEEARDLIDLQIVAFPQEGIESFANGRQLMERAIEMGADVVGGIPHFENTREQGVSSVKFLMDLAERTGCLVDVHCDETDDAQSRFLEVLAEEARVRQIGQRVTASHTVAMGSYDNAYCSKLFRLLKMSGISFVSCPTESIHLQGRFDTFPKRRGITRVAELDRAGMNVCFGQDSIKDPWYPLGNGNILRVLDAGLHICHMMGYEDLQRSLDFVTDNSARAMNLGEGYGIAVGRPANLLVLDAENDYEAVRRQAKARISIRHGKVIMRRIPERLSYPQ, encoded by the coding sequence ATGAAAATAATCAACGCCGCCCTCCGCCGGCAAAGCGGTCTTTTCAGCATCACCCTCGACAACGCCCTGATCGCGGCCATCGACGCGCAGCCAGGGTTATTGCCCGCAGCGACAGACGGCGAGACGATTGACGCCGGCGGCCAGTTGGTTATTCCGCCGCTGGTCGAGCCCCATATCCATCTGGACGCCACCCTGACGGCCGGCGAACCGCAATGGAATATGAGCGGCACGCTGTTTGAAGGCATTGAACGCTGGAGCCAGCGCAAGGCGACCATCACCCATGACGACACCAAGCGCCGGGCGCACACCGCCATCGGCATGCTGCGGGATCATGGGATTCAGCATGTGCGCACCCATATCGACGTCACCGACCCCAGCCTGGCGGCGCTGCAAGCCATGCTGGAGGTAAAAGAGGAAGCGCGCGATCTGATTGATTTGCAAATCGTGGCGTTTCCGCAGGAAGGCATCGAGTCCTTTGCCAACGGCCGCCAACTGATGGAGCGCGCCATTGAAATGGGCGCGGACGTGGTCGGCGGCATTCCGCATTTCGAAAATACCCGCGAACAGGGCGTCAGTTCGGTCAAGTTTCTGATGGATCTGGCTGAACGCACCGGCTGCCTGGTGGACGTACACTGCGATGAAACCGACGATGCGCAGTCGCGCTTTCTGGAAGTGCTGGCGGAAGAAGCCAGAGTGCGGCAAATCGGACAGCGGGTGACCGCCAGCCATACGGTGGCCATGGGCTCCTACGATAACGCCTACTGCTCCAAACTGTTCCGCTTGCTTAAAATGTCCGGCATCAGCTTTGTCTCCTGCCCGACGGAAAGCATCCATCTCCAGGGGCGTTTCGACACCTTTCCCAAACGGCGCGGCATTACGCGGGTGGCGGAACTCGACCGGGCGGGCATGAACGTCTGCTTCGGGCAGGACTCCATCAAAGATCCCTGGTATCCCCTCGGCAACGGCAACATTCTGCGCGTACTGGATGCCGGGCTGCATATCTGCCATATGATGGGTTACGAAGACCTGCAACGCAGCCTTGATTTCGTCACCGATAACAGCGCCAGGGCGATGAATCTGGGGGAAGGCTACGGCATCGCCGTGGGCCGCCCGGCCAATCTGCTGGTGCTGGATGCGGAAAATGATTACGAAGCCGTACGCCGTCAGGCCAAAGCCCGCATATCGATACGACACGGCAAGGTGATTATGCGCCGAATCCCGGAAAGGCTGAGCTATCCGCAATAA
- a CDS encoding L-2-amino-thiazoline-4-carboxylic acid hydrolase — translation MENGVSMTYHNTPNLTDEVTLALRAITEKRAATIAYMLDEAKRYGLDDRHARDAIAHYGRDNGRKMVSQMQNPNDIHEFAAIFTAGLESKVYEMQPISLTDNEFIVHFHYCPYVNKWLEQEKAPDEIHQLCDICMEGDNAITDAFPNLMFVLGNTIAKGGAVCELCYKKRS, via the coding sequence ATGGAAAACGGCGTCTCCATGACTTATCACAATACCCCCAATCTCACGGATGAGGTCACTCTGGCGCTGCGGGCGATTACCGAGAAACGAGCCGCCACGATTGCTTACATGCTGGACGAAGCGAAGCGTTACGGTCTGGACGATCGCCATGCCCGCGACGCTATCGCCCATTATGGGCGCGACAATGGCCGAAAAATGGTTTCGCAGATGCAGAATCCCAATGATATTCATGAATTTGCGGCAATCTTTACCGCCGGACTGGAAAGCAAGGTTTATGAAATGCAGCCGATATCCTTAACGGATAACGAATTCATTGTGCACTTCCACTACTGTCCTTACGTCAATAAGTGGCTGGAACAAGAAAAAGCTCCCGATGAAATACACCAGCTGTGCGATATCTGCATGGAAGGCGACAACGCCATTACCGACGCCTTTCCCAATTTAATGTTTGTGTTGGGAAATACCATCGCCAAAGGCGGCGCCGTGTGCGAATTGTGCTACAAAAAGAGAAGCTGA
- the codB gene encoding cytosine permease has protein sequence MSEQNEFPLSEAPKEGRKGLLSISMVLFSFTFFTGTMFAGGKIGVAFNIVDMLWVAVIGNLLLAAYAASLALIAARSGLNSVLMGRFCFGEIGSKLSDFLLGFAELGWYAWGTATLAIALVKLLNLPAAYTVPLMILFGLGFSITALVGYKGLDILSRVSVPLMFVMLIASMWIATHDIGGWQGVKKIVPHDAMTFSAAITMVFGTFASGATQATNWTRLARSGRVAVCASFLSFLGGNGLMIISGAYCAIVYKQADIVAVMMLQGLSVAAVIMLCLNLWTIQGPTIYNVSAAACHLLRSERRRTLTLLGAVAGIVLAIVGMYEMLIPFLILLGSIIPPIGGVIMADYWFRYRGHYPAIQNTALPRFNFIGLGAYAVGALLAYFSPWIAPLVGIAASAASYIVLYQIAKRVAPAVAMQGE, from the coding sequence ATGTCCGAGCAGAATGAATTCCCGTTAAGCGAAGCCCCCAAAGAGGGGCGCAAGGGATTACTGTCGATTTCGATGGTGTTATTCAGTTTTACCTTTTTTACCGGCACCATGTTTGCCGGCGGAAAAATCGGCGTCGCCTTCAATATCGTCGATATGCTGTGGGTGGCCGTTATCGGCAACCTGCTATTGGCGGCGTACGCCGCGTCGCTGGCGCTGATCGCCGCGCGCAGCGGTCTGAATTCCGTGCTGATGGGGCGTTTCTGCTTCGGTGAAATAGGCAGCAAACTCTCCGATTTTCTGTTGGGATTTGCCGAACTGGGCTGGTACGCCTGGGGCACCGCGACCCTGGCCATCGCGCTGGTCAAACTGCTGAACCTCCCCGCCGCATATACGGTTCCACTGATGATCCTGTTCGGCCTTGGCTTCTCCATCACCGCGCTGGTGGGTTACAAAGGGCTGGATATCCTGTCCCGCGTGTCCGTGCCGCTGATGTTCGTGATGCTGATCGCCTCCATGTGGATTGCCACCCATGACATTGGCGGCTGGCAGGGGGTGAAAAAAATCGTGCCGCACGACGCCATGACCTTTTCCGCCGCCATCACCATGGTATTCGGCACCTTCGCCAGCGGCGCCACGCAGGCGACCAACTGGACCCGCCTGGCCCGCAGCGGCCGCGTCGCCGTCTGCGCCAGCTTCCTCAGTTTTCTCGGCGGCAACGGGTTGATGATTATCTCCGGCGCTTACTGCGCGATTGTTTACAAACAGGCGGATATTGTCGCCGTCATGATGCTGCAAGGGCTTTCCGTCGCCGCGGTGATCATGCTGTGCCTCAACCTGTGGACCATTCAGGGACCGACCATCTACAACGTTTCCGCCGCCGCCTGCCACCTGCTGCGCAGCGAACGCCGCCGGACATTAACCCTGCTGGGCGCCGTCGCGGGCATCGTGCTGGCTATCGTCGGCATGTATGAAATGCTGATCCCTTTCCTCATCCTGCTCGGCTCGATCATTCCGCCCATCGGCGGGGTTATCATGGCGGACTACTGGTTCCGTTATCGCGGCCACTACCCGGCGATCCAAAACACCGCGTTGCCGCGCTTTAATTTTATCGGCCTTGGCGCCTATGCGGTCGGCGCGCTGCTGGCCTACTTTTCGCCGTGGATTGCGCCGCTGGTCGGCATCGCCGCCTCCGCCGCGAGCTATATTGTGCTCTACCAGATTGCCAAACGCGTCGCTCCCGCCGTCGCCATGCAGGGGGAATAG
- a CDS encoding transporter substrate-binding domain-containing protein, with protein sequence MSLNTVNAADNAEKTIEVVVNANGFPFSFVDDDDHISGYDGELLQIIDKRLKGYKFHFNTVSRDAIIVGLSTGAYTLAANHFYLTKERAEKYEYSKQPSGISDLRLIVRKDDNTIRSLHDLAAQNKKLVPIHTNDARYIVIENYNLKHPDNKINLQPTGEQSAADMFKSVASGEYDAVVYPIGAFLAVTKAIDLNLKVADSVGLFPNVFLYNKQTDQAFIKEVDDVLAELKNDGTLAELSKKWYSEDIYGLEGAKDVKVNTDWE encoded by the coding sequence ATGAGCCTGAATACGGTTAATGCGGCGGATAACGCGGAAAAAACCATTGAAGTGGTCGTTAACGCTAATGGCTTTCCGTTCAGCTTTGTCGATGATGACGACCATATTTCCGGCTATGACGGCGAATTATTACAGATCATCGATAAGCGGTTGAAAGGGTATAAATTTCATTTTAATACCGTCTCCCGCGATGCGATTATCGTCGGATTATCCACCGGCGCGTATACGCTGGCGGCCAATCATTTTTATCTGACCAAGGAACGGGCGGAAAAATATGAGTATTCGAAACAGCCTTCCGGCATCAGCGACCTGCGCTTAATTGTCAGAAAAGATGATAATACTATCCGCTCCCTGCACGATCTTGCCGCGCAAAATAAAAAACTGGTGCCGATTCACACCAACGACGCCCGTTATATCGTGATTGAAAACTACAATTTGAAGCATCCGGATAATAAAATTAATCTGCAACCGACCGGCGAACAGTCCGCCGCCGATATGTTCAAGTCCGTCGCATCCGGCGAATACGACGCGGTCGTTTATCCGATCGGCGCATTTCTGGCCGTTACCAAAGCCATCGATCTGAATCTGAAAGTCGCCGACTCCGTCGGTCTTTTCCCCAACGTTTTCCTTTATAACAAGCAGACGGACCAAGCCTTTATCAAGGAGGTCGACGACGTACTTGCCGAATTAAAAAACGACGGCACATTGGCTGAACTCTCCAAAAAATGGTATTCCGAAGATATCTACGGGCTGGAAGGCGCCAAAGATGTCAAAGTCAATACCGACTGGGAGTGA
- a CDS encoding PucR family transcriptional regulator — MSLTVSEILELPGLAELKLRAGENNLHRTVRWYYVAENEGIADWIMGGELVFVTGINHPRDEINLLQLVREGHQSGIAGLVILTGEPFIHAIPDAVVALAAQLGMPLIEQPYLLKMVIVTQLIGTALVRRETTLRSQRDILTQLLTGDYPSLDIASQRAGHLQLTLDRPYRIIALRLSAIKALFDHNAPEAAEARLQSARRLVQQRLEEQQPLLGETLPLVIVGDLFILVLPSDSIQFHQGKQWLHAVQQSLRQKIHPLKLFSGISSTVTAAQHYRSGLSEARRALDVAESMRPDQGMCDYSELGVLKLLTAVADQDLVTHFMQETLGRLFDNHRKKPALLLETLDAVLQENGNLIKAAERLAIHRNTLNQRLQRIELQSGQSLSDPQFRLNASVALLIWRMSHAQQQEFL, encoded by the coding sequence ATGAGTCTGACCGTCAGCGAAATCCTGGAATTACCGGGGCTGGCTGAACTGAAGCTGCGCGCGGGGGAGAATAATCTTCACCGTACGGTTCGCTGGTATTACGTGGCGGAAAACGAAGGCATCGCCGACTGGATTATGGGCGGCGAGCTGGTTTTCGTGACCGGGATTAATCATCCCAGGGATGAGATCAACCTGCTGCAACTGGTGCGTGAAGGGCATCAAAGCGGCATTGCCGGACTGGTGATCCTCACCGGCGAACCTTTTATTCACGCCATTCCCGACGCGGTGGTCGCGCTGGCCGCCCAATTAGGCATGCCGCTGATTGAGCAGCCCTATCTGCTGAAAATGGTCATCGTCACGCAGTTAATCGGCACGGCGCTGGTACGGCGGGAAACCACGCTGCGCTCGCAGCGCGACATTTTGACGCAGTTGCTGACCGGCGATTATCCGAGCCTTGATATCGCCAGCCAGCGGGCCGGCCACCTTCAGTTAACACTCGACCGTCCTTATCGGATTATCGCGCTACGCCTCTCCGCCATCAAGGCGCTGTTCGACCACAACGCGCCCGAGGCCGCCGAAGCGCGGCTGCAATCGGCACGCCGACTGGTGCAACAGCGGCTGGAAGAGCAGCAGCCGCTGCTGGGGGAAACCCTGCCGCTGGTGATCGTCGGCGATCTGTTTATCCTGGTGTTGCCCAGCGACAGCATCCAGTTTCATCAGGGAAAACAGTGGCTGCACGCCGTACAGCAATCGCTGCGTCAGAAGATTCACCCGCTGAAACTGTTCAGCGGCATTTCATCCACGGTGACGGCGGCGCAGCACTATCGTTCGGGCCTGAGCGAAGCGCGGCGGGCGCTGGACGTCGCGGAAAGCATGCGCCCGGACCAGGGCATGTGCGACTATAGCGAACTCGGCGTGCTCAAATTGCTGACCGCCGTTGCCGATCAGGATCTGGTGACGCATTTTATGCAAGAAACCCTGGGCCGTTTGTTCGACAACCATCGCAAAAAACCGGCGCTGCTGCTCGAAACGCTGGACGCCGTGTTGCAGGAAAACGGTAATCTGATCAAGGCGGCCGAGCGTCTTGCCATTCACCGCAATACGCTCAATCAGCGCCTACAGCGCATCGAGCTGCAATCGGGCCAGTCGCTCAGCGACCCGCAGTTCCGTCTAAACGCCTCCGTCGCATTACTTATCTGGCGCATGTCCCATGCGCAACAGCAGGAGTTTTTATGA
- a CDS encoding YggS family pyridoxal phosphate-dependent enzyme, protein MTTIQQNLQDIRQQIAVAAQGCARAPEEITLLAVSKTKPVTAIEEAIEAGQRAFGENYVQEGVDKILYFREHSPETGLEWHFIGPLQSNKSRLVAEHFDWFHTVDRLRIAQRLSEQRPASLPPLNVLLQINISNEPSKSGIRADELATLAAGVAALPNLNLRGLMAIPAPETDYRRQLAVFRQMDDLLQQLALHYPHIDTLSMGMTDDMHAAIAAGSTLVRIGTAIFGARDYSAATQ, encoded by the coding sequence ATGACCACTATCCAGCAGAATCTACAGGACATCAGGCAGCAGATCGCCGTCGCCGCCCAGGGCTGCGCACGGGCACCGGAAGAAATAACGCTGCTTGCAGTCAGTAAAACCAAACCTGTGACGGCTATCGAAGAAGCGATCGAGGCCGGGCAACGGGCGTTTGGCGAAAATTATGTGCAGGAAGGCGTGGACAAAATCCTTTATTTCCGGGAACACTCGCCGGAGACAGGGTTGGAATGGCACTTTATCGGCCCGTTGCAGTCGAACAAAAGTCGGTTGGTGGCAGAGCATTTCGACTGGTTCCACACGGTGGATCGTCTGCGTATCGCCCAGCGCCTGAGCGAACAGCGCCCGGCGTCGCTGCCGCCGCTGAACGTCCTGCTACAGATTAATATCAGCAACGAGCCGAGCAAATCCGGCATCAGGGCGGATGAGTTAGCCACGCTGGCGGCCGGCGTGGCGGCATTGCCGAACCTGAACCTGCGCGGTCTGATGGCGATTCCGGCGCCCGAAACCGACTATCGGCGCCAGCTTGCCGTTTTCCGGCAAATGGATGATCTGCTCCAACAATTGGCATTACACTATCCGCACATCGATACCCTGTCGATGGGGATGACGGATGATATGCATGCCGCCATCGCCGCCGGCAGCACGCTGGTGCGGATTGGCACCGCCATCTTTGGCGCGCGTGATTATTCAGCGGCGACCCAATAA
- a CDS encoding amino acid ABC transporter permease — protein sequence MFSLDFFLNNIPFILSALPKTLYITFFSTLFASTFGMLLTYFRIKKTPVLHIVAEIIISFGRSVPALVMLYFVYYVYPYLIAALLNKPINSIAANKLSADTAAIVSFTLIFSAYFSEVFRSAYQAVDKGQREAGWSVGLSGFTCFRRILLPQSAISALPNYTSVVIDLIKDSALVYTITVVDVMAKANIAAARGFHFVEAYLIVLLIYIALCFAFAKALRIVEARLNKKWGDASAADSSFKKVALSHRS from the coding sequence ATGTTTAGCCTTGATTTTTTTCTGAACAATATTCCATTTATTCTTTCCGCTCTGCCGAAAACGCTGTACATCACTTTTTTCTCAACCCTTTTTGCCAGCACATTCGGGATGCTGCTGACCTATTTCAGAATAAAGAAAACGCCCGTGCTGCATATTGTGGCGGAGATTATTATCTCTTTCGGCCGTTCCGTTCCGGCGCTGGTTATGCTGTATTTTGTTTATTATGTATACCCCTATCTCATCGCGGCGCTGCTGAATAAGCCGATAAACAGCATTGCGGCCAACAAATTATCGGCGGATACCGCGGCGATTGTATCGTTCACCCTCATCTTCAGCGCCTATTTTTCCGAAGTGTTCCGTTCCGCCTACCAGGCGGTGGATAAAGGTCAACGCGAGGCGGGCTGGTCGGTCGGTTTGTCCGGATTCACCTGCTTTAGAAGAATTCTGCTGCCGCAATCCGCTATTTCCGCGCTGCCGAACTATACCAGCGTGGTCATTGACTTAATCAAAGACTCCGCGCTGGTGTATACCATCACCGTGGTGGATGTGATGGCGAAAGCCAATATCGCCGCCGCGCGCGGTTTTCATTTTGTCGAGGCCTATCTGATCGTTCTACTTATCTATATTGCCTTGTGCTTCGCTTTCGCCAAAGCACTGCGCATTGTCGAAGCCCGGCTCAATAAAAAATGGGGGGACGCCAGCGCCGCTGATTCTTCCTTTAAAAAAGTTGCACTTTCCCACAGGAGTTAA
- a CDS encoding amino acid ABC transporter ATP-binding protein: MIHLNKITKKFGDETILNKVSLEVKERDIVCIIGPSGSGKTTLLRCINFLEHADSGMIEIDKYRVDCARAKKKEINLLRGKSAMVFQNYNLFKNKTACENITEGLVYARKLPRRQAEEIAADLLQRVGLLHKKDSYPNSLSGGQKQRVGIARALAMNPSVLLLDEPTSALDPEMVGEVLKLIQKIAQEGQTMIIVTHEMNFAREIASRIIFMEGGTIVEDGTPETIFISPRQPRTRAFLERVSY; the protein is encoded by the coding sequence ATGATCCATCTAAATAAAATAACCAAGAAATTTGGCGATGAGACCATTCTAAACAAGGTTTCGTTAGAGGTTAAAGAGCGCGATATTGTTTGTATCATCGGCCCCAGCGGTTCAGGAAAAACCACATTGCTGCGCTGCATAAATTTTCTGGAACACGCGGATAGCGGCATGATCGAGATTGATAAATACCGCGTTGACTGCGCCCGTGCCAAGAAAAAAGAGATCAATCTGCTGCGCGGCAAATCTGCCATGGTTTTCCAGAATTATAATCTCTTCAAAAATAAAACCGCCTGCGAAAATATAACGGAGGGATTGGTATACGCCAGAAAACTTCCCCGACGCCAGGCAGAGGAGATCGCCGCCGATCTGCTGCAACGCGTCGGTTTGCTGCATAAGAAAGACAGCTATCCCAACAGCCTGTCCGGCGGGCAGAAACAGCGGGTCGGCATCGCGCGGGCGCTGGCGATGAACCCTTCCGTACTGCTGCTGGACGAACCGACGTCGGCTCTGGACCCCGAAATGGTGGGGGAGGTGCTGAAACTGATTCAGAAAATCGCTCAGGAAGGCCAGACGATGATCATCGTCACCCATGAAATGAATTTCGCCAGAGAGATCGCCTCGCGCATTATTTTTATGGAAGGCGGTACGATTGTGGAAGATGGCACTCCCGAGACTATTTTCATTTCACCCCGGCAGCCCAGAACGCGAGCATTTTTGGAGCGAGTCAGTTATTAA